TGGATCTGGGTGTGCCTGGTGAGAGTGGCGTTGTCCAGCACCTTGTTTCTGATGTTTCTGTAGGCCAAGGAAATGAATGCCCATCGCTGTGTTGTGTGTCCTCTCTCTGGGATCTTCCCTGGAAAGAGGGAATATTAGGCTGCTTTATTATAATTAGTTGAGTTTACCCTACTTCTTCGCCTAGATGGAAGTTAGCCTCGTGTTGGTAAATGGCACTGGTCCAATGTCTTTCATTCACATAATTTAattctcacaatatttacaaCTATTAATGTTTAAAGCCTAAGAGATATTACCTAAAATACTATTGTGTCCTCCAGCTGAAAGGTTGCTGTGTACTGCCAATTCAGTTTTCAGTCAGCCTTTGGACAACCAAACACTATGAAAATCCTATTAAATACTACGACTAACTAAGAGGTCTAACCTGTCTGTACGAAAAGCTTGAGATGAGTGAGGACTTTTTGTCTCCATTGGTTTTATATGCCTCTATGTACAGTAATTAAAGAAAAAGGGTCTGCTCTAAGTGGGGCGTACAATaacttaaaggctgtggacacaattaataataaactaattatttaaaataattgttagtataaaaactacAAGTCAGTAGATATAATACAAGGTTGCATTTAGCTCATTTCATCTGTAAGCATAATATGTCGTTGAGCTAAGCAAACACTACGCTATCACAGGCATCATCCATACTGAGGGTGACAGTAAACCTCCTTTACAGCTCTGTATGTCTTGAAAGAACTTATCATATGCAATCTGTTCATTCGCCTTTTGTAACAGAATTGGAGTTACCTAGTGAGATTCCTCCTTAAGACACCCACTGCTCCCTGCATCTAGCCACATCTTAACTTCACGCTTCTCGTCCCGCTTGGACACCATCCTTTCTCCCAACTCTTCTATGGCTTCTGTATCAGTTTTTGTACAGTACCAATTGGGTGTGGGTTGTTGAAAGTCTTTGTAATTTTCATTTGCTGCACATTGTTAGTCTAAGGCATGCAGCATACCTTTTGCTTGGACATTCTTTGTCCGCCAGTCTTCTAATGTTTCCATTGATGTCTTGGCGCAGTACCAGTTGCCGTAATATTGTGTGTGGGTTGTTGGTGATCTTGGTAAGTTACATTTGCTACTCATTGTAAGTTCAAGGCATGCAGCATACCTTTTGCTTGGATGTTCTTTGTCTGCCAGTCTTCTAATGTTTCCGTTGATGTCTTGGCGCAGTACCAGTTGCCGTAATTTTGTGTGTGGGTAGTTGAAAGTCTTTGTAATTTGCATTTGCTGCACATTGTTAGTCTAAAGCGTGCAGCATACCTTCTGCGTGGACATTCTTTGTCCGCCAGTCTTCTAATGTTTCTGTTGATGTCTTGGCGCAGTACCAGTTGCCGTCATATTGTGTATGGGTAGTTGAAAGTCTTTGTAATTCTCATTTGCTGCACATTGTTAGTCTAAGGCGTGCAGCATACCTTTTGTGGGGAATGACTGTCTCCTCGTTCTTGTGGCTTGTCGTCGATAATGTGCTGTGCTGTAAGGGACGGGCTTTCCCTTTCTAGGATGGGTTTAAGTCGCTAGCTGTGCTGGGGGTGACAGGAAAAACAAGCAGGCTGGGGGAGCTGCAGGGTGCTGTGATGATTCCTGTGGATAGgtgaagtggggggggggggttgctgaCTGCGTTGCTGGCTGCGATGATCTTGACCTAAAGGTGCCCTTTCCTGCAGTGTTGATGGGATCCGAGAATGTAAATGGCTGAGGAATCCCTGGCACATTGAGAATTGTTGGCTTCTCCACTGGGGGTGGGAGGGGCTCGGAGATGTCATGGGGGGCATTGGTGTCCGTATGCTCATCTCCAAGACTTTCCTTTCCGTCTTCTTGGATTTGCTGTTGTGCCCgtataagaaaacaaatgaaaattaacACAAACAGTTAATCGGTTAAACATACATGAGTACTGTACATGAGTGAGGtttagaagaagaagaatgagGGAAAAACCTACCACTGGTTAAGGGTTCGCTGATTAATCTCCATTAGCTGTATCTGGGTGTTGGTTGTGATGGATGCGTTGGACATAACTTTGTGGTGGATGTTTCTGTAAGTACCGCAGATGGGTCCCCATTGCATAACTCTCTTGCCCTGCTCCCAGACATGCCAGACCAGTCCCAGGAAGAGAGCAAAGTTTATCTATCAGGCAGTCCATATAGGGTTCGTAGATTAATCTCCATTAGCTGTATCTGGGGGATTGGTTGTGATGGATGCGTTGGACATAACTTTGTGGCGAATGTTTGTGTAGGCATTGCAGATGGGGCCCCATCGCATGACTCTCTTGCCCTGCTCTCGGACCAGTCCCGGGAAGAGGGAGCACAGCTTGTGTATAAGGCAGTCCATGTACCTTTTGCTGTCTGGCCACGAAGCAGGACCAGCATTAGACCCTAAGAAACGTCTGTggaaaatacatttattttcatcaatactttgaaataaaaaatgacagTATAAACATATCAAAAAAACTCCATTcaacctgtgaagaaaattgttatctttttatattattatataaatacTTTCTTGTGCTATCCACTGCGGGTATTACGGTTGTTCCCTTGGATGCCTTGAACCTTTCCTTAGTGATCTTCGTCTGGTGGTGTGGTTTACGACTGACAGTACGATCATAACTGTGGAGGGAATCCCACAGTTCGCTGATTCTGTTGGCCTGGCTTTGATGGATGACGCCTTTGTCGGTTCGGAACTGTAGGAGGTAGTCTGCTAGATCCTCGACCTTGTCGTAGCCAGGTATGCTGTTGGGTCCAATAGCATCGTCCTGTAAAGACATGAGTTCACAATTAAGAAAATATAAACATAATCTTGGAAAGTTCGGAGCAAAAGTCCTCAATGATTAAAAATGAAACAGTCtataaacttaaaacaaaaatttaacttGCTTTATGGTACACCAATTGACTACCAATACAACAAtttgattgttgtttttgtagtcTTTTGGTGTACCATTAAGCAATGAACAACAATGTttgaaatcatttttaaattCAAGTCACTATTATTCCTTCATGGCAGTACTCGCATCCATTTCTTCAGCATCTCCAAATGGCAGGGTTGCTTGAGGTTGGGTTGATGGAGGGCTGGGTGTTCTTCTGGATACTGTTGCGGTGGCCTTTGCTCTGGGTGTGGATGATGGGGGCTCTGATGGGTTGTCCAAGATCAGCGGTACAGTTTCcataggggggggggtcacagtTGATCCGCCAGACCTACCCGGCCAGTTGAATCTTCGTTTTCGAGATGGTGCTGcctctgtgcaaaaaaaaatggggaaaaaaaacaacaaaagaaaaattaaatttaGCACCCTGCACTTGCGACTCCTTGTGGCTTGGAACAATGAAAATGACCACTCACTTTCATTATTGATCTTTGAAGACTCTACTTGAGCATTGGGTGAGCCATCGATAGGGGGATTGTGAGGTCTGGGCCAACGTCCGCAAAGCTCTCATCCTCAGAATCCTTATCACCCTCTGCTTCATCAGGGGTCTCATCTCCCTCGGCAGCATCAGGAGTGTACTTCCCAAGGACCTTGTCAGTTTGTCTGTAGAGGTATTCAACTCCAATGAGTTCTCCTGAATACACACAATAGAAAAgacaaaaatgtaatgaaaTGGAAACAAAAGTATTGAGATTTCCTTAGTTTTGCTTGTACGAGTCTTTGTACGTACCGGTGTACTTCTGTGGTGTGATGCGAGTTGGGTTGATCCTCCGACCAAGCACATTCTGTCCAAGCTGGTCCACAGGGTACTGCTCAAAATCCACTGTACACTCGATGTTCTGGTGACTCAGTCGTGGTGGCATCTGAAGCACGGTCTGCATTCCAATGAACAAGCCCTTCCATCAGATAGGCGTGGAAGTGGACGTCGTTGGCCGTGGTTCctgcaaaaaataattattaaatgaaaaaaaaaaaaaattaatcacaaattaaaaaagaattgcaaaaaaaacaactgtTGGAAAACAACTTACCAGGGATGAATTCGTTGAGGTGAAGATTGAAGGACCCCAAAGAGGTCGAACCTCGAGCACATCTGAAGATTGGTAAAGTGACACCGCCAACTACCGGCTCTCCAGTCTTGGTGTACAACTGTACACCTGCAGGGTCTTGGATGCAGGCAATGTGCCTCTTCTGGCTCTCCCAGATATCCCAGATGCGGGTCGAGTCCAACAGGGGTACTCCGAGGGTCTCGTGCCCCATATCTTCTTCCAAATTGGTGATGAGTGCCTTGATGAGCCGGGTCTTCTCTTCTATACCACGGGTAGTGCGGCGGCAGTGTCGGGCGAGTGCTTTTTTCCCGATGTTGTTGGAGACGACTTCCTCAGATGGATTTCTGAGGCCCTCGACGGTCAGCTGAGCCCTTTTGGCAGTCTTAAGAAGGTCGACATCCTCCTCACTCCAAGAAAAGATGCACAAGGAGAGCTGCCGAAGAAAGAAGGAGTACAGCTGATGCGACTCTGTTGTGGGGCCAGATGCAAAACGTCTCATGAAGTGCCAGACGTCAAGACGGACCTTCATAGTTGGCCAGCCAGGGAAGAGCTTGGTGCTGCAGCAGTCTCTGTCAACGTAGAGAAGCTGAGGTGGGGACACACCGGCAGTCTCGTAGCGGCTGACAATGCCCGACAAGTTTTTTGACAACCTTCATGACgatgaaataaattataaagaaacattttttaattggtgaggtcaagttttttcccttttttaacagacaaaaataaaaaagggataAGTCTCACCTTCTTTGTAGAGTCAACCTTCAAAACACGACGAAGGTAGACGGCTGCCTTGATCTCGTCGATGTGCTGCAGAACACCATTGGAGTAGACCTGCAGCAGCCACTTGTAGGTCAGCACAGGGGTCTTTGGGGGAGGGTCTTGGAATATAGGGCAGGAGATGAGACCCTGGGTCCCTGCTCGAGAAGACTCTTGACATTGAGATAGGAAGTGAGCAGTTTTCTGCAGCCAGGCTGTTGTAGCTTTCACTGGAGCTTTAAGGGACTGTCAGAAGGGGGTGGGTCTTCGAATGAAGGGTGGGAGATGAGACCAAGGCCCCTTCTCCGGAAAACTCTTGACACTGTGACAGGTACTGGGCAGTTTTCTGCAGCCACGCCTCGCTGTGCTGTTCTTGGAGCTTGCGCTGGAGCTGGGAGGGACTGTTCCCAAGCCCTCTACACCTCAGAAGGCGAACAACCCGAAGATCGTTGTCATACTTGTAAGTGAGAACTGCAGGAAACTGCAGACGATGGCCGACATCCAGCTGGTCAAGGATAGGCTGGCTCCAACTGATAATTTTCTTCTTGCAGCGAGACCACTCCAAATACTCAGCTGCCAGGTTTTAC
This region of Asterias amurensis chromosome 22, ASM3211899v1 genomic DNA includes:
- the LOC139953848 gene encoding uncharacterized protein → MKVRLDVWHFMRRFASGPTTESHQLYSFFLRQLSLCIFSWSEEDVDLLKTAKRAQLTVEGLRNPSEEVVSNNIGKKALARHCRRTTRGIEEKTRLIKALITNLEEDMGHETLGVPLLDSTRIWDIWESQKRHIACIQDPAGVQLYTKTGEPVVGGVTLPIFRCARGSTSLGSFNLHLNEFIPGKLFSNSCFFCNSFLICD